The Orrella daihaiensis genome contains the following window.
AGCACCCATAGATGGCGTTGTGGCAAATCACACGGCCAACCCAGGGCAGAGCGTAACGGCTGGAACATCAATTGTTGAAATTTACGACCCAACCAAGCTCTATGTGCAATGGATTTTGGCTGCCGATCGGCTAATACAGCCTCAGGCAGGTGCTCCGGTTTACGTACTAGACGGCAATCGAGTCATGCGTGCGACTATCAAAGAAGTCTACTCAATTTCCGAACAAACCCAGGAGGGAGCGACAGTATTCTCTCGTGTACGGTCAGGGCAGCTTGTACGCATAGAGCTAGCGCCTGAGGAGGCTTACCCCGCCTACATGACCGATGTGGAGGTCCGGTATAACTATTGGCGTTTTATGGACCAAGCCGTAGAGCTTTATGTGGACGTCATGACCTCCTTGGGACTTTGGCGTGAGCAGTAATAAGGCAATAAGCCACGAGAGTGGCGTAAAAAAACGCGCACTGATTCATCACTTTCTGTGTGCGTACGTTGGCCTTAGTTCGGATTTCAAGAGATCAAATGGCGATAGGATTTGTCCGAAGTGTCAACGTGCGCTAATCCAAAAAAACAATGATTGGAACGTAGTGGGAACGTTTCCACCGAAGAACTACAGTCCCAAGGCTGCCACTGACTCGTGAGGTATCAACACCGTCAGATAGGTAACTCAGTCCTCAGCATATCGCTTTTCAAATGCCCAAACCTCAGGAAAACCTATCATGTTGGTAAATTCAGAAAATGAGTACATCGGCGTGGCTTCAGTAACCGTGCCATGTTGCTGCAAATCATGGTAGGCCCTATCCAAACCAGCCGCACAAGAAAGAAATCCTGCAGCTGGGTGAATAACGATGGTGTACCCTATCTCTTTGAGTTCTTTGCCAGGCAACACCGGTGTCTTGCCACCTGTGACCATGTTCGCCAATAAAGGCTTCCCTAGCGATTGACACACTTTTTTCATCTCTTCGACTGACTCAGGCGCCTCGACAAACAACACATCTGCACCCGCCTCTCCATAAGCTGCGGCTCGCTCAATGGCCTCTTGCAACCCGAGGCCCGCTCTGGCGTCTGTACGCGCAATAATGAGAAAATCCTCATCTGTTCTAGCATCGCAAGCGACTTTAATTTTTTTAACCATATCCTCTTTGGCAATGACAGGACGATTGGGAGTATGACCACACTTCTTGGGAAACTGTTGGTCCTCAATCTGAATTGCGGCAACCCCAGCTCTTTCATAACCTTTTATGGTATGCGCAACATTCAAAAGACCACCATATCCTGTATCCGCATCAGCAATCACCGGAGTTTTTGTCATCGCACAGATACGGGACACGCGGTCAAGCATGTCGGTGTATGTAGCAAGCCCTGCATCGGGCAATCCAAGATACGAGGCTACCAGCCCATAACCGGTCACATATAGCGCATCAAAGCCCATACGATCAGCCATTTTGGCTGAAATCAAGTCATAAACGCCGGGGGCAACAATCAATTCTTCATTGCGGACTTTGGCGGCGATAGCTTTGCGGTTCATCTTCATGACTCCTTTTTTGAAATGAATGCTTTAGGGCTCTGCAGCCAAGGGCTGGTTTTAAATTGCCATTGCTCGAAAGCCTGGATTTTGTCGACTAGGCTAAGCGTCATATCCATCTCCTGAGCCCCATCTGAGAGCATATTCTTAAAAAACTCATCGATCTGAAATGGATAAAAGCGACCAGAGCCCGTTGCAATCGTCCGATGCATCAAATTGATCTCGACGGTATTCGACTTCTCGACATCATTCCGTAAGTCTGGCCAATTCTCCTCTAATTTGGCCAGCAGCAGCCCGTTATTGATTGCATTGCCATAAAAAATATCGCCGAAGCTTTTTGCAATTACCGCTCTGAATCCATTATCTAACAATGCCCAAACAGCGTGCTCACGTGATGAGC
Protein-coding sequences here:
- the leuD gene encoding 3-isopropylmalate dehydratase small subunit, with protein sequence MKRFEPVSVVCGPCIILNRDHIDTDQIIPARFLSRTRREGFAGLLFHDFLTSEQQQQGHASFSEQIHDSINNQKVLIAGENFGCGSSREHAVWALLDNGFRAVIAKSFGDIFYGNAINNGLLLAKLEENWPDLRNDVEKSNTVEINLMHRTIATGSGRFYPFQIDEFFKNMLSDGAQEMDMTLSLVDKIQAFEQWQFKTSPWLQSPKAFISKKES
- a CDS encoding isocitrate lyase/PEP mutase family protein; protein product: MNRKAIAAKVRNEELIVAPGVYDLISAKMADRMGFDALYVTGYGLVASYLGLPDAGLATYTDMLDRVSRICAMTKTPVIADADTGYGGLLNVAHTIKGYERAGVAAIQIEDQQFPKKCGHTPNRPVIAKEDMVKKIKVACDARTDEDFLIIARTDARAGLGLQEAIERAAAYGEAGADVLFVEAPESVEEMKKVCQSLGKPLLANMVTGGKTPVLPGKELKEIGYTIVIHPAAGFLSCAAGLDRAYHDLQQHGTVTEATPMYSFSEFTNMIGFPEVWAFEKRYAED